Proteins encoded together in one Arvicanthis niloticus isolate mArvNil1 chromosome 7, mArvNil1.pat.X, whole genome shotgun sequence window:
- the Tug1 gene encoding taurine up-regulated 1: EEALARPPPLPGLVGRRSGRAVDRAIGWRLFLLLWHPALGAQARPPRRAPGGRWRSRRVFLLVRRTRAAAYAFAIRRGVVRVVGGGGQLLRPAPGEAAGEAGVAGAGLEAWRHPSGPARTQLEGQEGAGGWLVVGFLLCLFLLMPP; this comes from the coding sequence GAAGAAGCCCTGGCGCGCCCTCCCCCCCTCCCCGGTCTGGTAGGGCGAAGGAGCGGGCGTGCGGTCGATCGAGCGATCGGTTGGCGGCTCTTTCTCCTGCTCTGGCATCCAGCTCTTGGGGCGCAGGCCCGGCCGCCGCGGCGCGCGCCCGGTGGCCGTTGGCGCTCGCGCCGCGTCTTTCTTCTCGTACGCAGAACTCGGGCGGCGGCCTATGCTTTTGCGATCCGACGAGGGGTCGTCCGGGTGGTTGGCGGCGGCGGGCAACTGCTCCGCCCCGCTCCCGGGGAGGCGGCGGGGGAGGCTGGGGTGGCCGGGGCCGGCCTGGAGGCCTGGCGCCACCCTTCAGGGCCTGCTAGGACCCAGTTGGAGGGTCAGGAGGGAGCTGGAGGATGGTTGGTGGTGGGCTTTCTCCTTTGCCTTTTCCTACTTATGCCACCTTAG